The DNA region CTGTTCTTTCTCGGCAAGTAATTTATATCCTCACGGGCCGGTGATGTGACAGGAATATTATGGAAAGTGACCCGCACAGCTAAATTGCTGGATTATGTTATCAGGATTTGACACAATCCTTTGAATAGAAATGAGAAATGAGATCTTTGGATAACACCATTACGGTGTACAGCATAGGTCAATGACGTTCATCAGAACGTACACGTTCTAAAGGTTGATCTAATACCAGATTTACCTCAGTGTGAGAGTCGTAATATTAACTATGTATGTACTACACtgacagattgatatatagttttatgGCCTACTCATTATTGgcctaggagtccagtgggtggcttCACCCACTGATTTACACAGCCGGCATCCTCCTGTAGCAATCGGAGCTTTACtttcttaaccccttaaatgccgctgtcaatctctgtcaGCGGCATTTGGGGCGCGAGATTGCAAGGGCACATTGTTTCAGCCGCTCATCACCACCCCCGTGAGGCAGTCATGGGTTGCCAATGCATTGCCAGGTCACTGGGAGCCTGATGAAGGCCTCCATGGCTGCCATGTTAGTACTcacaggctgggcttcataggTGACCATGATTGTAGCTATATGGCGCAATATAGGTGTGTTCCATTCTATAGAACAAGCGATCAGATGTTAAAAACAgaacgtttttaaaaatataaataaaaaataaaaacataaaaattaatCTTGACTCCTTTCCATCTTTTAAAAATAGAAATTAAAAagaacatatttagtattgccacgtataTAAAAGTCCAATCGATTTTAAATAGAAACAAAAATAATCGCATACATGCTGTAAAGTAAAAACAATCTACAGTAATTTCCAGAATTGCCATTTTTTTGGATGTCTCAACTCTCCCCAAAATGCTATAAAAAGTAATGAAAGCATCATATGCACCCAAAAAAGAAATCAATAGAAACATCAGCTCTTTAAGCAAAAAAAAGAGCACTCACACAGCTGAAAATACacgtattattgtttttttttcaaatttcatcATTTATATCATTTATCCAGAATCGTACAGACCTGAAGAATTATGTTCTTGGGTTATCTTTATTGCAAcaaaataaaccccccaaaaaacaatagcAGAATTGTATGTTTCCTCCCCATTTaaatgcacttggaatttattttgtgtgttttccaaaaccttgtatggtaaaatgaatagtgtcattcacaAGTACAATGTGTCCCCTAAAAAAGCAAGCCTTGATATAGGAGAAAAGAAAAATATATGATTcctggaaaaaggggaggaaaagccTGATGAAAAATGCGGTAGGCTTTCGAAACATATTGTCCAGCCTTATAATAAATGATTTTCTTTCTAGTGAACCAGAAAGCTGAGTAATTCCAGGagattataattttttttgtaatatccGGACAATATGGACTTCAATAGTGAAATGTAGAAAATGGCAGAAAAGTCTAGGCCCTAGTGATAATTTTGGTTACTGCCTTCTGGCATTATTTATGGACTGGTCGTAAATAtaatactttttattatttttttactatgtTTTGGATGACAATTTGGTACGTTTATACGTTTTTTATTCTAAAAGAAGCACTCCCAATCTCTTTTTCATTGCCTACATCTATGAAAATGTGTGTACACTGTAGAGTAAGTGTGTTAATATACTGTACATACCGATTGCCATCTTCCCTTGTTCTGTGCTGATCCTTTCAACTTTGCTCTCACAACGAATCCAACTTGTAGGATCACACTTTCTCGTGGAAGTCGCTtttataatgtaagtctatggagcgtgTAAAAGCCTGTAAGCCTGGCAATAGAAGTCAGGTGAGTGAGAAGAGGACTGGAATGGCGCAGAAAACTGTGGAAGACAGTGATTGGTATCGATATTAATATACTTACACTATAgtatttatacagcaccatcaaTTCCATAGCGCTTTAAAGACATCATCATGACAGCACACAATCTaaactatcagtatgtttttggagtgcgggatgaaaccggagaacccggaggaaacccacgcaatctcgtggagagcatacaaactccttgcagatggtgtccttagtaggatttgaacccaagaccccagcgctgcaatgctaactacAGTACTCACACATTTTCAATTTACACAGGTTTACGCAATGAAAAAAAGATTTGGAGTTCTTCTTTAAGTGGACTCTATAATTTCAGTAAACTTTGCATGAATAAATACTACAAGCAAGTATATCAATCTTTGTAATATATGTCATAAATAAATGTTTCTCTCTTTACCTATGAGCTACTTTTTCAATTTCCCCTGTCTTCTGAAATTTCCGCCCActctaaaaaaaaatggctcaaattTCTCTTGGACAAAATAAGAAGAGCGGAATTAAGAAAACAGGAAGAGGAGACACAGAGAAATGTTGTAGGTttcttataagtgtttatttcaaccTAGAGCTGGAGTCCCagccacactgctcagtactgctctgTAATACCCCCATGCTGCTGCTCCTGCTTCTGAAATGTTCCACATAGAGAAAGGAGAAAAGGAGTCACCAGTgtttgtgtgtacagtgtgtgggaGGCATCATAGCTACTAGTCTATACACCCACTAGTTCAGAAAATTGGAGATATGAGATTCCTGTGGAGAAAACTGGTAAAAAGTCTTTATATAATGGTCAGAAATAGTGttcttcctcatgtacacacacatgaccgcatattctgaaaagttccctgaAATGACAGGTACACTTTAGGTTTAATTTCTTGTGTTTGTTTCATTAACAGATTCTGTTGGAAGATTAACAATATTTTGTAAGTGTCTTCAGACTGAGGGAAAGACTTATCTTATCACGAAGCCTTGGAGAAGACCTTCATCTTCTAAATTCTAGAGGGTGTTGATTGACATTGGCAACTCATATGCACTCCAGCACCCCTATCAGTTCCTTGTTCTCCTTCACTAGCCCTGCTGTTAAGCGGCTGCTCGGCTGGAAGCAAGGAGACGAGGAGGAAAAATGGGCAGAAAAAGCCGTGGATTCACTGGTGAAGAAGCTGAAGAAGAAGAAGGGTTCGATGGAGGAACTTGAGAAGGCCCTCAGTACACCAGGACAGCCAAGTAAATGTGTCACCATTCCACGTTCACTAGACGGGAGGCTGCAAGTGTCACATCGGAAGGGTCTTCCACATGTCATCTACTGCAGGGTCTGGAGGTGGCCCGATCTTCAGTCTCATCATGAGTTAAAACCACTTGAATGCTGCGAGTTTCCTTTTGGATCAAAGCAGAAGGATGTGTGCATAAACCCCTACCATTACCGCAGAGTGGAAACTCCAGGTAGAGACGTTTCTTCCTTAGTAATCTGTGTATTGGTTGCACTTAAAAGGGTTTGTCCTAGTTTGGCATGAAAGTTTGCCGTCAATCTACGTGACTGGAGCcttgtgaatcctcatagcgcACACTGTCCGGATTCTCCGGCGCCGGTAGCAGGCCGTTGAGCCCGCAAGTGTGCGATatacatacttccggccacattccaacaagATGTAcgcagcctcgctcaatgcaagtgaattaaGTGGACcgcgcacgtctagtcagaatgtggttggATGTTTACTTGACGCGTGACCGACTGGTCTCACCGtcgacaccagagaatcctgacagcgcgcactaagagtgactgcagactttcgtgcCAAACCTGAACAACACCtttaggcatttttttttctgcaggcaaaacctgctcgaaGATTCTTTTTTGTTGTGTTtcttgcatgctgataaagtttagtgcccccgcccaaaaaaaaaaaaaaaaaaattgtgatgtaacttCCTTAAGGCTTttctttttgcacttactcattattttctatggggtgacaaaacgctgaaagaagtgatatgcagtagttaaaaaaaacgcagcagttttaaaaatcagttaggaaaaaaaaaacaatgtgtgtgcatgagattactaaaatctcatagcttttgctggttttgcttaaaatttgcattaaaaaaacgcagaaaaaacgcaatgactgaacatagccttaaagggaatcagaAAAAACTGAAGCCAAGACTGATCATTCTGCATAATAACAAACAAAGCATTACTTACTTGTTGAAGCTGGTCCTGCCGCTCCTCACTTCTGCCTCCGACAGTGTTTGGACATCGCACCGCAGTGGCACATGGAGTGAGTGATGCcctcagttaggctactttcacactagcgtcgttttgcctacgtcgcaatgcgtcatttaggagaaaaaacgcatcctgcaaagttgtctgcaggatgcgtttttttccccatagacttacattagcgacgcattgcgacgtatggccacacgtgcgACGGATGCTtcaagttttggcggaccgtcggcacaaaaaaagttccacataacgtttttttttgccgccatttccgaccgcacatgtgcggccgaaactccaccctctCCTcctcggaactcacaatgggcagcggatgcgttgtaaaactgcatccgctgcccacgttgtgctactttaacacattgtccgtcggtacatcgggccgacggtttgcgacggcccgtaccgacggactagtgtgaaagtagcctttactCCTGAGCTGCAATGTTGGCAGCCCAGGAACGGCACTGCTCATATATTCAACTAGGTCCATTTATATGAAGTCCACTACTCCCCTGATTAATCCTATAAGATGAAATTCATCAGAAGTGTTGTAGGGACAATCTCGGTGAATTATATGGAATTTAAGGGTCTAAAtttttccaacattttttttttctttgcccggAAATATTGTAAATAAAAATTAAAGGAACCTGGCTTAAAAAAACATGAAATTCCTATGCAGCCGTACTATGCTACCCTGAGTAGTCTTTTCCCATGAAACCAAAACTTGCACCGTACTACGGGTACGTAAGCAAATAATAGGGCACAGATTAACGTGTGACTGTAGGATCGGACTAGTttattaccatggagacacataagtCTGCATGGAATCCGTACACAAAAAAATAGTAGGACATTTTTTAGTGAAGACAACTTGCAAAGTAACTTCATTTCTTAGTTTACATGTGCTATAGCTAGAAAAAAATGGCTGTGACTGCACGTAAAAGGAAGCTGTGCACTATAATGTTGCATACGTTATCGTCTTTACCATCTGTTTATTTCCAAATGAGTAATAATGAACAGCTTTTTATTTCCTTCTGCCATCCGCACATAGCCTGTCTGCTTTCATATAATGGGTTTCCTCTTTCTTGTAGTTCTTCCTCCTGTATTGGTTCCAAGACACAGTGAATTTAATACAGATCTCAGTCTGCTCGCCAAGTTCCGAAATACCTCCCTGAACAATGAACCACTGATGCCACACAACGCCACCTTCCCGGAGTCATTTCAGCAACCACTGTGTCCTCCGTTCTCTTCCTCGCCCAACAACATGTTTCACCACTCCCCAAACATTATAGGCTACCCCGACTCCCCCAGAAGTTCGTCTGAACCAGGAAGCCCCTACCAGATGACAGGTGAACCTATACTGATAGCCGCTCAGATGATTCTTCCTGACTTGCCCTATTTTGCACTTACAATGCCTGTTTTTATGCCCATAGATACCCCTCCACCACCATACAACCCGCCAGAGATTCACGGAAACCAAAACAGAAACTCTGGAGACTCAACAGATTGTCAATTAGTTTTATCGGCAACAAACAGAGGTAATCTGAAAGGATGTGTGAAAGATATACCCAAATACCTTTTCTGAAATAACACGACACTAGTGGAGAGCGTTcatgtatatagcaccattaatttgcagcgctgaggtcctgggttcgtATTCCTCCAAGGACAACaccttcaaggagtttgtatgttctccccgtgtttacgtcggttttctccgggttctccggtttcctcccacactccaaagacttaatgatagggaatttagattgtgatcttcaatgaggacagtgatgataatgtctgtaaagcggtaTCAACATTACTATataagttaaataaataaataaaaacctagTGCCATCTCCACCTCCTGTCTGTAGGAACCCACTGATTCCGAGCACATGCATGTATCTGctgcagctccattcattgtctatggcacTAGAGGAGATGGCTGAGTACAATGGTCCGCTATCTCCGACTCTCCCATGCACAATGAATGAATGGTGGCAGCAATCACGCCATTCACTAGTGTCTCTTCAGAGCTGTTTTCTCAGGATCCCTCAGCGATCAGAAAGGTATCACATATCCTCTGGTAttatggaaataaccctttaaatccgttgcctcggagtaactctcgactctgtcctgtccttcaaaccacaagtCCAAACTCTTGcctcctcctgtcgcctccaactcaaaaatatttccagaatctgtcccttcctcagcccttaaTCTacgaaaactcttgtgcatgccctcatcatctcccgcctcgattactgcaacaccctcctctgtggcctccccctaactctcttgcaccactccagtctgtccccaactctgctgcccaactaatccacctctctcctcgctactcccctgtttctccactctgcaaatccctccactggctcccaattcctcaaagaatccagttcaaactactaagactgatctacaaagccatccacaacctgtcccctccctatatctccgaactaatgtcccgatatcttccctcacgtaatctctgatcctcccaagacctcctactctcctccacacttattcgttcctcacacaaccacctccaagatttctcccgaatatcgccCATCCTCtgcaattccacgcctcaacacgtctgattatccaccaccctcggatccttcagacggaacctgaaaacccatctcttcaagaaagcctacagcctgcagtaaccattctgccgcctcgccatcgccagagccgccgcctcaccatcgccagagccgccgcctcaccatcgccagagccgccgcctcaccaccgccagagctgctgcacctctgaccttctgtctcttccccattatcccatagaatgtaagcccacaaggacagggtcctctcccctctgtaccagtctgtcactgtaaatttgtttactgtaaacgatatctataactttgtatgtaaccccttgtcatgtacagcaccatggaattaatggcgctatataaataaataataataataaaaaacacatgTCTCGACAAACGGGGACTAGGTTTACCCAGCGGCTACACAATTGTATTACACATCTGTGGTGTCCCAGCAGCTGATGACTCTCATTTTCTATTTCTTATCCTATACAGATTTCCGCCCGGTTTGCTATGAGGAACCACTACACTGGTGTTCTGTCGCTTACTACGAGCTGAACAATCGGGTGGGGGAGACATTCCAAGCATCGTCCCGCAGTGTACTCATCGATGGCTTCACAGATCCCTCTAACAACAAGAACAGGTTCTGTTTAGGACTTCTATCCAATGTGAACCGAAACTCAACTATTGAAAACACCCGCCGGCACATCGGCAAAGGTAAAAGTCAGCGCTTAGTGGTGATTAATAAAAGATGTTGTCcaggaatttttatttttgttttactatGAGCCTAAAATGTTAATAAATAGCGCCAGGTCAAATCAGTCACCcaccgctcctgctggcgattcagctgctccataacAACAGAACAGTTTATTCTTCTTTTGTGCCGCTCTATTAATTGGGTGGGACTTCCGACATCATCCTAAATAACAgccagctccccgcagttaggcagctgggagctggctatcaatcaacatgacatcagcagtcaagatccttcaacagggcagacctgAAGATAAACAGCTGCTCTGTCTTCGTAATGTCATATAAAGTTGCTAAATcgccggcaggagtggtctgtgactgctctgtgccggcAGAGATCGGCGCCGGGCACAACATGCAGGTAGGGAGCAAGCACCTGCATACTAGTTTTTAGGCACAATTTAAAAATGAAAAACagtcccggataacccctttatGTATTCAGCTTCCCCTGGGCTAAGGGAGATGAATTTTAATTGCAATATTCATCTTAAAAATAAGAGTAGAGAGCCTGCAGTCCACTCTCTTCCCAACACTCCTTTTCTATTACTGCCTGATGACTACACTGCAATGTTAGACTATATGGGAACATGTCTAATAGTCCATCAGAATGCAAAGTACTAAGGCAAGCTGTGTGCACACATGGCATGCTGGGAGATTTCTGCTCTAAAGCCTGCTGTATTGTGAACGCAGCTCTGGTTCATGAAATGGGCTAACTGCTGATAAGATACTAAACTTTATATATTGGATCTAAACTAGTTTGTCATCTGTGTATTTTTGGGAAATGCCGTGTCTGCCCAGGTACTAGCCCTTAATCATACAGGCCACATCTGCTGTACTCGGGTCGCCTTCCTCATGATGTCAGTATACTCAAATTGGTTATTTGGATTTGGGGTGTTTTCCTAAAAACATGAGTAAACTCTAAAGGTAGGATTATGTAATAGTGAACTAAGGGATATTTGTAGATTATTAGTATTTAAAGAGATATCGTGTGACGAGTCCAAACTAGATCCCACATGCAATACGTAAGGGGACATTCCTGCATTAAAGGGATACTGCCTCACAGACATTTATGGCACATCGAGTATATGTTTTCTATCAAGATATCCGATAGAGATGGGTCGCacctctgtgacccacctgtgtcaGGTACAGGGACCCCGTCTAGCATAATATGCACAGTTTTCTCCTTCCACGTATTTGGGAATTCTGAAGATGGACCATTAGAAACCCTTTTAATCGTATGGCAAAGTCATAAGGCTGAGGGGTGTTTGTGTAGAATGGGTTTCCGATGCTTTTATCGCAGTATATTCCAGCTAACCGTGTTCTCTTGTCGCCTAACCTGCAGGGGTCCACCTGTATTATGTCGGGGGAGAGGTCTATGCAGAGTGTCTAAGTGACAGCAGCATCTTTGTACAAAGCCGCAACTGTAATTACCAGCATGGCTTCCACCCAGCAACGGTCTGCAAGATCCCCAGCGGCTGCAGCTTGAAGATCTTCAATAACCAGCTGTTCGCTCAGCTCCTCTCACAGTCCGTTAACCAAGGGTTCGAAGTCGTGTACGAGCTTACCAAAATGTGCACTATACGGATGAGCTTTGTAAAGGTGCGTACAATAGCGGCCAAGAAATGTACAGGTTCATCACTTCCGAGCATTGGGTAGTGCGTAAAGCACAGCTGGTTACTGGCCAATAAAAAGACTGTGCCGACGTTTCTGCAGCACTGACCCCCAACACTGATCTCGGTTGTCCCCCCATTCTGGCACATTACTAATGCTTCTCAAGGCTTATACCTGTAATAGCTGAATCGACTTCACTTTGTGTCCACGTGGTTTTCCATACAGAATTTTTACAAAATTGCTTTTCACCCAGCTGTCTTGTCTATCAATGTGAGGTACGGTATTGTCATAGTTATCGCCCACTGAAGATCTGGTTTAGTACACAACAAAAATAGATTttgccccctgctcaatgcaggattcactaaaccatctcagacagttgtctgtccagcctgtctgaagacctccattgaaggagaactcatcacctctcgtggcagcctgttcccatCATTGCTCATTTTTAATGTCTAATTCACATTCTCCTTTCTGAAGTGCCAAACAGGTGAATAGACCCCATAGTCCTGATGTATGAGGCATCCAGAGAACTCCACGCAGGCCACCATTAGCACTTGCCAGCCTTGCTCCTCAGCTGCTGCCTCTACTCCTCTGTATGTGGCTGCCCACATATAGTTAAGTTGTCAAATAAGCATTTTTCTGTCCATATGGTTGGAGAACG from Ranitomeya variabilis isolate aRanVar5 chromosome 3, aRanVar5.hap1, whole genome shotgun sequence includes:
- the SMAD9 gene encoding mothers against decapentaplegic homolog 9: MHSSTPISSLFSFTSPAVKRLLGWKQGDEEEKWAEKAVDSLVKKLKKKKGSMEELEKALSTPGQPSKCVTIPRSLDGRLQVSHRKGLPHVIYCRVWRWPDLQSHHELKPLECCEFPFGSKQKDVCINPYHYRRVETPVLPPVLVPRHSEFNTDLSLLAKFRNTSLNNEPLMPHNATFPESFQQPLCPPFSSSPNNMFHHSPNIIGYPDSPRSSSEPGSPYQMTDTPPPPYNPPEIHGNQNRNSGDSTDCQLVLSATNRDFRPVCYEEPLHWCSVAYYELNNRVGETFQASSRSVLIDGFTDPSNNKNRFCLGLLSNVNRNSTIENTRRHIGKGVHLYYVGGEVYAECLSDSSIFVQSRNCNYQHGFHPATVCKIPSGCSLKIFNNQLFAQLLSQSVNQGFEVVYELTKMCTIRMSFVKGWGAEYHRQDVTSTPCWIEIHLHGPLQWLDKVLTQMGSPHNPISSVS